A section of the Citrus sinensis cultivar Valencia sweet orange chromosome 8, DVS_A1.0, whole genome shotgun sequence genome encodes:
- the LOC102616623 gene encoding chalcone synthase 2-like, which translates to MGTVEINEDTYTSQGPSAMILAIGTATPPNCFYQADYPDFFFRITNSEHKTELKEKFKRICDRSSIKKRYLYLTEDILKQNPKMCCYKTPSLDARHAMLIDEVPKLGKEAALKAIKEWGQPVSKITHLIFSAFYGVDMPGADVRLMKLLGLEPSVNRLMIYTQGCYMGGTVLRLAKDIAENNPGARVLVVCSDIKVLDFHEPSETHLDILVVQAIFGDGAGAAIIGADPDISNGERPLFQLLSCTQTTVPDTENYIVGHLKEMGTDYYLSKDLPVTIGKHIDKLLADAMSPIGISDWNSLFYIVHPGGKGVLDQVEKNLGLGKDKLSASRYVLSEFGNLGAPSVFFILDEVRKKSLEETKATSGEGLDCGVLFGFGPGLTVETVVLRSIPIDSTN; encoded by the exons ATGGGGACAGTGGAAATCAATGAAGATACCTACACATCTCAGGGACCATCAGCAATGATACTAGCCATTGGCACAGCAACTCCTCCAAACTGTTTCTACCAAGCCGATTATCCTGATTTCTTCTTTCGTATCACCAATAGTGAGCACAAGACCGAGTTGAAAGAGAAATTCAAGCGCATAT GCGACAGATCATCAATTAAAAAACGTTATTTATATCTTACTGAAGATATCctaaaacaaaatcctaaGATGTGTTGTTACAAGACCCCGTCTTTGGATGCTCGTCATGCTATGCTGATTGATGAAGTACCAAAGCTCGGTAAAGAAGCAGCCCTGAAGGCCATCAAAGAGTGGGGACAGCCCGTATCGAAGATCACTCACCTTATATTCAGTGCCTTTTATGGCGTTGACATGCCTGGTGCGGACGTCCGTCTGATGAAGCTTCTCGGTCTTGAACCGTCCGTTAACAGACTCATGATTTATACCCAAGGATGTTACATGGGAGGGACAGTCCTCAGACTTGCCAAAGATATTGCGGAGAACAATCCTGGAGCTCGAGTTCTTGTAGTGTGTTCTGATATCAAGGTTCTGGATTTTCATGAACCTTCAGAAACCCACTTGGACATCTTGGTTGTGCAGGCAATTTTTGGTGATGGAGCTGGGGCTGCAATTATTGGTGCAGATCCTGATATCTCCAATGGTGAACGTCCACTATTCCAGCTTTTATCTTGCACACAGACGACTGTCCCCGACACTGAAAATTATATCGTGGGTCACTTGAAAGAAATGGGGACggattattatttatcgaaAGATTTGCCTGTGACAATTGGGAAGCATATAGACAAGCTTTTAGCGGATGCAATGAGTCCGATTGGGATCAGTGATTGGAACTCGTTGTTTTACATAGTCCACCCCGGTGGCAAAGGCGTTTTAGACcaagttgaaaaaaatcttGGACTGGGAAAGGATAAGCTTTCGGCAAGTCGATATGTGCTAAGCGAGTTTGGAAATTTGGGGGCGCCATCAGTGTTCTTCATTCTCGATGAGGTGAGGAAGAAGAGTTTGGAGGAAACGAAAGCCACCTCCGGTGAGGGATTGGATTGCGGTGTTTTGTTTGGATTTGGACCGGGGCTGACGGTGGAAACGGTTGTTTTGCGCAGCATTCCAATAGATTCCACCAATTGA